A stretch of Rickettsia rickettsii DNA encodes these proteins:
- the fabI gene encoding enoyl-ACP reductase FabI, with translation MTTGLLQGKKGLITGIANNMSISWAIAQLAKKHGAELWFTYQSGVLEKRVKPLAEEIGCNFVSELDVTKPKSISNLFDDIQEKWGSFDFLLHGMAFADKNELKGRYVDTSLENFHNSLHISCYSLLELSRSAEALMHNGGSIVTLTYYGAEKVIPNYNVMGVAKAALEASIKYLANDMGENNIRVNAISAGPIKTLASSAIGDFSTMLKSHAATAPLKRNTTQEDVGGAAVYLFSELSKGVTGEIHYVDCGYNIMGSNKL, from the coding sequence ATGACTACAGGATTACTACAAGGAAAAAAAGGCTTAATTACAGGTATTGCAAATAATATGTCAATATCGTGGGCGATTGCACAGCTTGCTAAAAAACACGGAGCAGAGCTATGGTTTACTTATCAATCGGGAGTACTAGAAAAACGAGTTAAACCACTCGCTGAGGAAATAGGTTGTAATTTTGTTAGCGAACTTGATGTTACGAAGCCAAAATCAATTAGTAATTTATTTGATGATATACAAGAGAAATGGGGTAGCTTCGATTTCTTACTTCACGGTATGGCTTTTGCCGATAAAAATGAATTAAAAGGACGTTATGTTGATACTAGCTTAGAAAATTTTCATAATTCTTTACATATATCATGTTACTCTCTTTTAGAACTCTCAAGGTCCGCAGAAGCCTTAATGCATAACGGCGGAAGCATTGTGACATTAACTTACTACGGCGCTGAAAAAGTTATACCTAATTATAACGTTATGGGAGTCGCCAAAGCTGCACTTGAGGCTAGTATAAAATATTTAGCAAACGATATGGGAGAAAATAATATTAGGGTAAATGCTATTTCGGCAGGACCTATCAAAACTTTAGCATCTAGTGCAATAGGTGATTTTAGTACTATGCTTAAATCTCACGCTGCAACTGCACCGTTAAAACGTAATACTACCCAAGAAGATGTAGGAGGAGCAGCAGTATATTTATTTAGTGAATTATCTAAAGGTGTTACCGGTGAAATCCATTATGTAGATTGCGGTTATAATATTATGGGAAGTAATAAATTATAA
- the lnt gene encoding apolipoprotein N-acyltransferase produces MYKPKIICLLLGILSGLVFAPTFFIPALLTLSYLCYIVQKSENWQEATKFGYLFGFGHFLSGIYWISIGVSVYIADFWWAIPFALFGLPIVLACFISASCTLSFFAKNNKYYQFIFCLCWVLFEWVRSWIFTGLPWNLIGYAFSFSDILIQPLSIIGIYGLSFIVIYISTSAYPLFSKQFTQLKILLASSVLVLTIIVIYGAVRLSNNHTNFTDIKVRLVQPSIPQTAKWNEEEFWHNLMLHINLSENLEPTDLIIWSEAALVVPDDIPQVKSKLLKMLNSTNAILITGGISDNKKQGDEFELYSAMYALDKNNHKLFEYHKSHLVPFGEYMPLKKILPFKKLTHGLIDYKEGNGGLVYLEKYNLKIKPLICYESIFPDFVRTNNEIADVIINITNDAWYGKSSGPYQHFHISRSRAVENGLPMIRVANNGISAIVDPFGRTIKKLNLNEINDTQGLIPKKLISPTIFSQFGNFTILLLIVFILLINYLLALILDNKGF; encoded by the coding sequence ATGTATAAACCTAAAATCATATGTTTACTGCTAGGGATATTAAGCGGTTTAGTTTTTGCTCCGACTTTCTTTATACCGGCATTATTAACGTTATCTTACTTATGTTATATAGTTCAAAAATCCGAAAATTGGCAAGAAGCCACAAAATTTGGTTATTTATTTGGTTTTGGGCATTTTTTAAGTGGAATATATTGGATAAGTATCGGTGTTAGCGTTTATATTGCAGATTTTTGGTGGGCAATTCCTTTTGCGTTATTTGGACTACCTATAGTTTTAGCTTGCTTTATATCGGCAAGCTGCACGCTTAGTTTTTTTGCTAAAAATAATAAATATTACCAATTTATATTCTGTTTATGTTGGGTATTATTTGAGTGGGTACGTTCATGGATTTTTACCGGTCTTCCTTGGAATTTGATTGGTTATGCTTTTTCGTTTTCAGATATTTTAATACAGCCTTTAAGTATAATAGGGATATATGGGCTTAGTTTTATAGTTATATATATTTCTACATCAGCTTATCCTTTATTTAGCAAGCAATTTACTCAGTTAAAAATATTACTAGCTAGTTCAGTCCTAGTATTAACCATCATTGTCATTTATGGAGCAGTAAGGCTAAGTAATAACCATACAAATTTCACTGATATAAAAGTACGATTAGTGCAACCTTCAATACCTCAAACCGCAAAATGGAATGAAGAAGAATTTTGGCATAATTTAATGCTACATATTAATTTATCAGAAAATTTGGAACCTACCGATTTAATTATTTGGTCTGAGGCAGCATTAGTAGTACCTGATGATATACCACAAGTTAAATCAAAATTATTAAAAATGCTAAATTCTACAAATGCTATTTTGATAACAGGAGGAATTTCGGATAATAAAAAACAAGGTGATGAGTTTGAACTTTACTCAGCTATGTATGCTCTTGATAAAAATAATCATAAATTATTTGAATACCATAAATCACATTTAGTACCTTTCGGTGAGTATATGCCCCTTAAAAAGATACTACCGTTTAAAAAATTAACTCATGGTTTAATTGATTATAAAGAAGGAAACGGAGGGCTTGTGTATCTTGAAAAATATAATCTTAAAATTAAACCTTTAATTTGTTATGAATCTATTTTTCCTGATTTTGTACGGACGAATAATGAAATAGCCGATGTAATAATTAATATTACAAATGATGCATGGTATGGTAAATCCAGCGGTCCATATCAGCATTTTCATATTAGTAGAAGTAGAGCCGTAGAGAACGGTTTACCTATGATTAGAGTAGCGAATAACGGTATTTCAGCTATAGTAGATCCTTTTGGCAGAACAATAAAAAAACTAAATCTAAATGAAATAAATGATACTCAAGGTTTAATTCCTAAAAAACTAATCTCTCCCACTATATTCTCGCAATTCGGTAATTTTACTATTTTATTACTCATCGTTTTTATACTTTTAATTAATTATTTATTAGCCTTGATTCTTGATAACAAAGGGTTTTAG
- a CDS encoding N-acetylmuramoyl-L-alanine amidase yields MSKSKAIENNGISNTNSPNCKYMAPRPEGVKPTCVVITYSVSKDIKTVREVLDERGASVHYIIDKDGTQKEYHNDLTDQAFYAGKSSWKGEVGVNKFGIGVMLINDAKSDFPEEQIGQLKEFLKDVTERYPNLDLKHDLVGLGEVTVNREGNAHIAPGSKFPWKELAEAGFGRYFETTQEQKSKLLLSLDSTGEKVNTLQENLKEYGYGVESTSTFDQFTQQAVRVFNDRYGTGLPNEEPPVSWTEAGQDVLSQLLGQTVLEQTENA; encoded by the coding sequence ATGAGTAAAAGTAAGGCTATTGAAAATAACGGTATTAGTAATACCAATAGTCCAAATTGTAAATATATGGCCCCAAGACCGGAAGGAGTAAAACCTACCTGTGTAGTAATTACTTATTCTGTAAGCAAGGATATTAAGACTGTTCGTGAAGTATTGGATGAGCGAGGTGCAAGTGTTCATTACATAATTGATAAGGATGGGACTCAAAAAGAATATCATAATGATTTAACAGATCAAGCTTTTTATGCAGGCAAGAGTAGTTGGAAAGGAGAAGTAGGTGTTAATAAGTTTGGTATTGGAGTCATGCTTATTAATGATGCAAAAAGTGATTTTCCTGAAGAGCAAATAGGGCAATTAAAAGAATTTCTTAAGGATGTAACAGAAAGATATCCAAATTTAGATTTAAAACATGATTTAGTCGGTCTTGGTGAAGTAACTGTAAACCGAGAGGGCAATGCTCATATAGCTCCTGGATCAAAATTTCCTTGGAAAGAATTAGCTGAAGCTGGTTTTGGTAGATATTTTGAGACTACGCAAGAGCAAAAGAGTAAATTATTATTAAGTCTTGATAGTACTGGAGAAAAAGTTAATACTTTACAGGAAAATTTAAAAGAATATGGCTATGGAGTAGAATCCACAAGTACATTTGATCAATTTACTCAGCAAGCAGTGAGAGTATTTAATGATCGTTATGGTACAGGTTTACCAAACGAAGAGCCACCTGTAAGTTGGACTGAAGCAGGTCAAGATGTTCTATCGCAATTACTAGGGCAAACGGTATTAGAACAAACAGAAAATGCATAG
- a CDS encoding ABC transporter substrate binding protein, giving the protein MFISNIFQKFFSCLFVLFITAAVYADQKKVAVIVPLEHAAMTEIISGIKESLKDIDAEIIVKNAHADSNILLAIIKQIKDQDIDVIIPIGTTASQTVISHITNKPIVCAAAMINSKNLPLVTGVNDEIKITDTISKLPVLQNITLIYSSSEKVIPEVEMLKLYAGKNNISLHTVMIQNFNDMPVAVKNAPENTQSFIILKDHLIVSGINILKQEAFKRRIPIIASDEGSVMSGATIAVGVQEKQIGVEAGLMAKKILQGIEPKDIPFGDMKDLTLFINLKSFVKQDILTKENLSVLPFARKELEE; this is encoded by the coding sequence ATGTTTATCTCTAATATTTTTCAAAAATTTTTTTCTTGTCTTTTTGTTTTATTCATCACAGCTGCAGTTTATGCGGATCAAAAAAAAGTAGCAGTTATTGTTCCACTTGAACATGCCGCAATGACTGAGATTATATCAGGAATTAAAGAGTCGCTAAAAGATATAGATGCAGAAATTATAGTTAAAAATGCTCATGCTGATTCTAATATTTTACTTGCCATTATAAAGCAAATAAAAGATCAGGATATTGATGTAATAATTCCAATAGGCACGACAGCCAGCCAAACTGTTATTTCTCATATAACAAATAAACCGATTGTTTGTGCTGCTGCTATGATTAATAGTAAAAACCTACCTTTAGTTACTGGTGTTAACGATGAGATAAAAATCACTGACACCATTAGTAAATTACCTGTTTTACAGAATATCACTTTAATTTATAGCAGTAGCGAGAAAGTTATACCTGAAGTAGAAATGTTAAAATTATATGCTGGAAAAAACAATATTTCTCTGCACACGGTAATGATACAAAATTTCAATGATATGCCTGTGGCTGTAAAAAATGCTCCTGAAAATACGCAGAGTTTTATAATTTTGAAAGATCATTTAATAGTCAGTGGGATTAATATTTTAAAGCAAGAAGCATTTAAACGCCGTATTCCGATAATTGCTTCCGATGAAGGTTCGGTAATGAGCGGGGCAACTATTGCGGTAGGAGTACAAGAGAAGCAAATAGGCGTAGAAGCAGGTTTAATGGCAAAAAAAATCTTACAAGGAATAGAACCGAAAGATATTCCATTTGGGGATATGAAAGACTTAACTTTATTTATTAACCTTAAATCATTTGTTAAACAAGATATTCTTACTAAAGAAAATTTATCCGTACTTCCTTTCGCGCGTAAAGAACTTGAAGAGTAG
- a CDS encoding ABC transporter permease translates to MNILVTALEQSLIMLPLILGMYISYRILKITDLTVDGTYVLGAAVFARSLSFGLLPALIFAVIAGGIIGSIVSVMQKNNRINGLIAGILASFMLYSVNLQIMQRPNISVLGMPTLLSILELENWLIPLVIINCLIICSVIILLKGKLGLFLRAFGFNKDLLINLGKPAELYRTIGFSISNCFAALTGTLSAQVNGFADINMGFGVALVGIGAIVIGRHILIHDNNFNAFKEILSCLIGILFYFIALGFLLRIGIDPINLKLILGIVLFISLSSVKREAL, encoded by the coding sequence ATGAACATTTTAGTTACTGCTCTTGAGCAATCCTTAATAATGCTGCCGCTTATTTTAGGGATGTATATAAGTTATCGGATTCTCAAAATTACCGATCTTACCGTAGACGGTACTTATGTACTTGGTGCGGCAGTGTTTGCCCGCAGCCTTTCATTTGGGTTATTGCCTGCATTAATATTTGCCGTAATAGCAGGCGGAATTATAGGCAGTATAGTTAGTGTTATGCAGAAGAATAACCGCATTAACGGGCTTATAGCCGGAATACTTGCAAGTTTTATGCTTTATTCGGTTAACTTACAAATTATGCAGCGTCCTAATATATCGGTTCTTGGTATGCCGACTCTATTATCTATATTAGAGCTCGAAAATTGGTTAATACCTTTAGTAATAATCAATTGTCTTATTATATGTTCAGTTATAATTTTATTAAAAGGTAAGCTCGGTTTATTTCTTCGTGCTTTTGGTTTTAATAAAGATTTATTGATTAATTTAGGAAAACCTGCTGAGCTTTACCGTACTATCGGTTTTAGCATAAGTAATTGTTTTGCTGCTTTAACCGGTACTTTATCTGCACAAGTAAATGGTTTTGCCGATATTAATATGGGTTTCGGGGTTGCACTAGTCGGTATTGGTGCAATTGTTATAGGGCGTCATATTTTAATCCATGATAATAATTTTAATGCGTTTAAAGAGATATTGTCTTGTTTGATAGGTATATTATTTTACTTTATTGCTTTGGGCTTTTTACTCCGAATTGGAATCGATCCCATAAATCTTAAGCTTATTTTAGGTATAGTATTGTTTATTTCGTTGAGTTCTGTAAAAAGAGAGGCTTTATGA
- a CDS encoding ATP-binding cassette domain-containing protein, translating into MKPYLYAENIQFKVKARTEPIIAETTLNIAKEEFVVILGHNGSGKSTLAKILAGYLKPTSGKVCLDQVRIDKIPKRQKASTLVTLTQKAEERLFTELTLEENIILWESRFSSNERLASSELLELTGAPKRFVPLLSQPLGKFSGGEKQMILLALIIAHPPKILFLDEHTANLDPKASLEVMKKTAEIIEKHKITSVMITHNLEDAVNYGKRLIVLDSGKVVLDYLKPPGFSLKALKEILN; encoded by the coding sequence ATGAAACCTTATTTATATGCAGAAAATATACAGTTCAAAGTTAAAGCAAGAACCGAACCTATAATTGCTGAAACTACTTTAAATATTGCTAAAGAAGAGTTTGTTGTAATATTGGGTCATAACGGTAGCGGTAAGTCTACTTTAGCTAAAATACTTGCCGGCTATTTAAAACCTACTAGCGGGAAAGTGTGTCTAGATCAAGTCAGAATCGATAAAATACCTAAACGACAAAAAGCTTCTACATTAGTTACATTAACACAAAAAGCTGAAGAGAGGCTATTTACCGAGCTAACCCTTGAAGAAAATATCATTTTGTGGGAAAGTAGATTCTCTAGTAATGAACGGTTAGCAAGTAGCGAGTTGTTAGAGCTTACAGGTGCACCTAAACGCTTTGTGCCTTTACTTTCACAGCCATTAGGTAAATTTTCCGGTGGAGAAAAGCAGATGATACTGCTGGCACTTATCATAGCTCATCCACCTAAAATATTATTTCTAGACGAACATACGGCAAATTTAGATCCGAAAGCTTCTTTGGAAGTGATGAAAAAAACAGCAGAGATTATAGAGAAACATAAGATCACTTCCGTTATGATCACGCATAATTTAGAAGATGCCGTAAATTACGGCAAAAGGCTTATAGTCTTAGATAGTGGTAAGGTAGTACTAGACTACCTAAAACCACCGGGTTTTTCTTTAAAAGCACTTAAAGAGATTTTAAATTAG
- a CDS encoding ankyrin repeat domain-containing protein: protein MDVNTKDGKGRIPINYATYSKQHEITQILLQPGSEIDTVDNYGGTPFCYLLLKHESGQNKTLLDLFLNNNVNLKINACGESIFNHALTSRDKWLLEQLISKGADIGRQGVLLNNPFDHSIAELVKIGVDKEKIILILMSN from the coding sequence GTGGATGTTAATACTAAAGATGGAAAGGGACGTATACCTATAAATTATGCAACTTATTCTAAACAGCACGAAATAACTCAAATTTTATTACAACCCGGCAGTGAAATTGATACAGTAGACAATTATGGCGGCACACCTTTTTGCTATTTGCTACTAAAGCATGAATCAGGTCAAAATAAAACGTTACTGGACTTATTTTTAAATAATAACGTTAATCTTAAGATTAATGCGTGTGGTGAGTCAATTTTTAATCACGCACTAACATCAAGAGATAAATGGTTACTTGAGCAGTTAATATCTAAAGGTGCTGATATAGGACGACAAGGCGTTCTATTGAATAATCCATTCGATCACAGTATAGCAGAACTTGTAAAGATAGGTGTTGATAAAGAAAAGATAATTCTCATATTAATGAGCAATTAA
- a CDS encoding ankyrin repeat domain-containing protein — protein sequence MAAEDNVRTPNPEIYDTLIEAEDNRTPFSIAASTGNANIVQKLIEQGHNVNAKDEQGNTALFYASTKEIAKIF from the coding sequence ATAGCAGCAGAGGACAATGTACGTACACCAAACCCTGAAATATATGACACCTTAATTGAAGCTGAAGACAACCGTACACCGTTTAGTATAGCAGCCTCAACTGGAAATGCAAATATTGTTCAAAAATTAATTGAGCAAGGTCATAATGTCAATGCTAAGGATGAACAAGGAAATACGGCATTATTTTATGCAAGCACTAAAGAAATAGCTAAAATTTTTTAG
- a CDS encoding disulfide bond formation protein B — protein MQFNTIINYIRKDNYKVLHLGLIAISIIALSTAYIAEYIFHYTPCPLCVYERFPYLTLIKICLTALIIRQLSKYTLIFILLTILSSCILSTYHSFVERGIVQPSALCSSMLHIPKGLSIQHIKQMFYSQPITSCMKPAIKIFGISMTEYNLLLNIGLLICVLLVWFYPKSNK, from the coding sequence ATGCAATTTAATACTATTATAAATTATATCAGAAAAGATAACTATAAAGTTCTACATTTAGGACTGATCGCAATTTCTATAATAGCACTTTCTACCGCTTATATTGCTGAATATATATTCCATTATACACCATGTCCTTTATGCGTTTACGAACGATTTCCCTATTTAACCCTAATCAAAATTTGCTTAACTGCTTTAATCATCCGACAGTTAAGTAAGTATACTTTAATATTCATTCTCCTAACTATCCTTAGCTCTTGTATATTATCAACCTATCATAGCTTCGTAGAAAGAGGCATAGTACAACCAAGTGCTCTTTGTTCATCAATGCTTCATATCCCGAAAGGCTTGTCTATACAACACATCAAACAAATGTTCTACTCGCAGCCAATCACGTCCTGCATGAAACCCGCCATCAAAATCTTTGGTATTTCTATGACAGAGTATAATCTACTCTTAAATATCGGTCTTCTAATCTGTGTACTCCTCGTTTGGTTTTATCCAAAATCTAATAAATAG
- a CDS encoding lysine--tRNA ligase, translating into MSEIWEDAIKSNAWPFVEAKKILDSLNGQIPEKGYVLFETGYGPSGLPHIGTFGENARMVMVQKAFEQLSDIPTKLICFSDDMDGLRKVPSNIPNPEMVAQYMDMPLTSIPDTFGECESYGHYMNAKLRSFLDKFGFEYEFYSSTNCYKAGMFDEMLIMVLEKYDEIMELMLPTFREERKATYSPFMPICPKTGKVLQVPIEKWDAKAGTVTYKDKAGNYIEVPVTGGHCKLQWKPDFGMRWAALKVDYEMYGKDHLANARLYSEICRILGGKPPVQLCYELFLDENGEKISKSKGNSISIDDWLKYAPVESMALFMYQNPTRAKRLFFDVIPKNVDEYITFNQKYHLEEDRAKRVANPVYHIHHGNVPKIETFGITYSLLLNLTSVCNPSDKSVLWGFISKYEPQATPNTNPYLDHLAEFAIRYYNDFIKAHKSYLSPSEKHKVILQDILDMLSDIADQTEAEAIQKAIYDIGMKAGYANLRDYFKDLYQILLGQNEGPRLGTFIKLYGVQEMKKLVEGQL; encoded by the coding sequence ATGTCAGAAATTTGGGAAGATGCTATTAAGTCAAACGCATGGCCTTTTGTTGAGGCTAAGAAGATATTAGATAGCTTAAACGGTCAAATTCCTGAGAAGGGGTATGTATTATTTGAAACGGGTTACGGTCCTTCAGGTTTACCTCATATCGGTACTTTTGGTGAAAATGCCCGTATGGTGATGGTACAGAAAGCATTTGAGCAATTATCCGATATTCCGACTAAACTAATTTGCTTTTCCGATGATATGGACGGGCTTCGTAAAGTACCTAGCAATATCCCAAATCCTGAAATGGTGGCACAGTATATGGATATGCCGCTTACTTCTATCCCTGATACATTCGGTGAATGTGAAAGTTATGGGCATTATATGAATGCAAAGCTTCGCTCATTCCTTGATAAATTCGGCTTTGAGTATGAATTTTATAGCAGTACTAACTGTTATAAAGCTGGTATGTTTGATGAGATGCTGATAATGGTGCTTGAGAAATATGACGAGATAATGGAGCTAATGCTACCGACTTTTAGAGAAGAGCGTAAGGCTACCTATTCACCTTTCATGCCTATATGTCCGAAAACAGGTAAGGTACTGCAAGTACCTATAGAGAAATGGGATGCTAAAGCAGGCACTGTAACGTATAAAGACAAAGCCGGTAATTATATAGAAGTACCGGTAACGGGAGGGCATTGCAAATTACAGTGGAAGCCGGATTTTGGTATGCGTTGGGCTGCGCTTAAAGTCGATTATGAGATGTACGGCAAAGACCATTTGGCAAATGCTCGTCTTTATTCAGAAATTTGCCGAATCCTAGGAGGAAAGCCGCCGGTGCAGTTATGTTATGAGTTATTCTTAGATGAAAACGGTGAGAAAATATCAAAATCAAAAGGTAATAGTATTAGCATTGATGATTGGCTGAAATATGCTCCTGTTGAAAGTATGGCATTATTTATGTATCAAAATCCGACTAGAGCTAAGCGTTTGTTTTTTGATGTAATTCCTAAAAATGTTGATGAATATATTACTTTTAACCAGAAATATCATTTAGAAGAGGACAGGGCAAAGCGTGTTGCAAATCCCGTTTATCACATCCATCACGGAAATGTACCGAAAATTGAGACTTTTGGAATTACCTATTCGTTGCTTTTAAATCTTACTTCTGTGTGTAATCCTTCGGATAAATCGGTGCTTTGGGGATTTATTAGCAAATATGAGCCACAAGCAACTCCAAATACTAACCCTTATCTTGACCATTTAGCAGAATTTGCTATAAGATATTATAATGACTTTATTAAAGCACATAAATCATATTTATCTCCTTCTGAAAAGCATAAGGTTATTTTGCAGGATATATTAGATATGTTATCTGATATAGCTGATCAAACCGAAGCTGAAGCAATTCAGAAAGCAATATATGATATAGGCATGAAAGCAGGATATGCAAATCTGCGTGATTACTTCAAAGATTTATATCAAATATTGCTTGGACAGAATGAAGGTCCCAGACTTGGGACTTTTATAAAGCTTTACGGGGTGCAGGAAATGAAAAAGCTGGTTGAAGGGCAGTTGTAG
- a CDS encoding AEC family transporter, with protein sequence MNEIFCSTLPIFLIMLLGSIIKNKWLTSEEFWRGIEKLSYFVLFPAMLFSYVSTADLSIALIIKLVVALIISTILVSIGLIIYQKKYNIDKVQFTSIFQGSIRYNSYIFFGVSSPLLGSSGLSIVAIISSYMIIFTNILSVMIFAYYVPNKSVTNTISTSFVLMMKLIVRNPLIIASLVGFVFNYSNLELHLGLKQTLDSLSNAALAIGMLNVGAGLNFTIRQELLHNVMFTSFVKLVAFPLVSVVVLWLMSIDGLNRSVGILYSCLPCASTAYVLSRQLDGDPDSMALIITFTTFFSVVTISIIMYIMG encoded by the coding sequence ATGAATGAAATTTTTTGTAGTACGTTACCTATTTTTTTAATTATGCTGCTTGGTAGTATTATCAAAAATAAATGGTTAACTTCAGAAGAATTTTGGCGTGGTATTGAGAAATTATCGTATTTTGTACTATTTCCTGCCATGTTGTTTAGTTATGTATCCACTGCCGATTTAAGCATTGCACTCATAATTAAATTAGTAGTGGCTCTTATTATATCCACTATTCTTGTATCAATCGGTCTTATAATTTACCAAAAAAAATACAACATAGATAAAGTCCAGTTTACTTCCATTTTTCAAGGATCGATTCGTTATAATAGCTACATTTTTTTTGGGGTAAGTAGCCCCTTGCTTGGTTCTAGCGGACTTTCAATCGTTGCCATTATTTCTTCTTATATGATTATTTTTACCAATATTTTATCGGTAATGATTTTCGCTTATTATGTCCCTAATAAATCCGTGACTAATACTATTAGCACTAGTTTTGTTTTAATGATGAAATTAATTGTGCGTAATCCGTTAATTATCGCCAGTTTAGTAGGATTCGTTTTTAATTACTCAAATCTTGAATTACATTTAGGGCTTAAGCAAACGTTAGATAGCCTTTCTAATGCCGCTTTAGCTATCGGTATGCTAAATGTTGGGGCAGGGCTTAATTTTACTATTAGACAAGAGCTTTTACATAATGTAATGTTTACAAGCTTTGTTAAATTAGTTGCATTTCCTCTAGTTAGTGTAGTAGTACTATGGTTAATGTCTATTGACGGATTAAATAGATCGGTAGGAATATTATATAGCTGCCTGCCATGTGCAAGTACTGCTTATGTTTTATCTCGTCAACTTGACGGTGATCCTGATTCTATGGCGTTGATTATAACATTTACTACTTTTTTCTCGGTAGTTACTATATCAATTATTATGTATATAATGGGGTGA